From the Macaca thibetana thibetana isolate TM-01 chromosome 12, ASM2454274v1, whole genome shotgun sequence genome, one window contains:
- the MTERF4 gene encoding transcription termination factor 4, mitochondrial isoform X1, whose protein sequence is MAALGRQVLDWHRLIPLTWAWMARQTPHLGEQRRMTASLLRKLTTASNGGVTEELSCVRSNNYVQEPECRRNRVQCLLEKQRTPVEQGSLELERVISSLLDMGFSNAHINELLSIRPGASLQQLLDIISEFILLGLNPEPVYVVLKKSPQLLKLPIMQMRKRSSYLRKLGLGEGKLKRVLYCCPEIFTMRQQDINDTVRLLKEKCLFTAQQVTKILHSCPSVLREDLGQLEYKFQYAYFRMGVKHPDIVKSEYLQYSLTKIKQRHIYLERLGRYQTPDKKGQTQIPNPLVKDIFRVSEAEFLARTACSSVEEFEVFKKLLAREEEESDSSTSDDKRASLDEDEDEDDEEDDEAEDDDEDEDEEEEEQL, encoded by the exons ATGGCTGCGTTGGGCCGTCAG GTCCTTGATTGGCACCGCCTGATCCCCCTCACCTGGGCCTGGATGGCTAGGCAGACTCCTCATCTTGGAGAACAGAGAAGGATGACAGCTTCCTTGTTGCGCAAACTGACTACAGCCTCCAATGGAGGGGTCACTGAGGAGTTATCTTGTGTTAGATCCAATAACTATGTGCAGGAACCAGAGTGCAGGAGGAATCGTGTTCAGTGCCTCCTCGAGAAGCAGAGGACTCCTGTGGAACAAGGGTCCTTGGAGCTAGAGAGGGTCATCAGTTCCCTCCTGGACATGGGTTTCAGCAATGCCCATATTAATGAATTGCTCAGTATACGACCAGGTGCCAGTCTTCAACAGTTGCTGGACATCATTTCAGAATTTATTCTCTTGGGTCTGAATCCAGAGCCTGTGTATGTGGTCTTGAAGAAAAGTCCCCAGTTATTGAAACTGCCTATTATGCAAATGAGGAAGCGCTCCAGTTACCTGCGAAAGCTTGGGCTTGGAGAAG GGAAATTAAAGAGGGTGCTTTACTGTTGCCCTGAAATTTTCACCATGCGTCAGCAGGACATTAATGACACTGTCAGGCTTCTCAAGGAGAAGTGCCTTTTCACGGCACAGCAAGTCACCAAGATTTTGCACAGTTGCCCCTCTGTTCTTCGAGAGGACCTGGGTCAACTGGAATACAAGTTTCAG TACGCGTACTTCAGGATGGGAGTTAAGCATCCAGACATTGTGAAGAGTGAGTACTTGCAGTATTCACTAACCAAGATTAAGCAGAGACACATTTACCTGGAGCGACTGGGACGGTACCAAACCCCTGACAAGAAGGGGCAGACACAGATCCCTAACCCACTGGTCAAGGACATTTTCAGAGTTTCAGAAGCCGAGTTTTTGGCCAGGACAGCCTGTTCTTCTGTTGAGGAGTTTGAGGTTTTTAAGAAGCTCCTGGctcgggaggaggaggagtctgACAGCAGCACATCTGATGACAAAAGGGCAAGTCTGgatgaagatgaggatgaagatgatgaggaGGACGACGAGGCGGaggatgatgatgaggatgaggacgaggaggaggaggaacagctATGA
- the MTERF4 gene encoding transcription termination factor 4, mitochondrial isoform X2: protein MVLDWHRLIPLTWAWMARQTPHLGEQRRMTASLLRKLTTASNGGVTEELSCVRSNNYVQEPECRRNRVQCLLEKQRTPVEQGSLELERVISSLLDMGFSNAHINELLSIRPGASLQQLLDIISEFILLGLNPEPVYVVLKKSPQLLKLPIMQMRKRSSYLRKLGLGEGKLKRVLYCCPEIFTMRQQDINDTVRLLKEKCLFTAQQVTKILHSCPSVLREDLGQLEYKFQYAYFRMGVKHPDIVKSEYLQYSLTKIKQRHIYLERLGRYQTPDKKGQTQIPNPLVKDIFRVSEAEFLARTACSSVEEFEVFKKLLAREEEESDSSTSDDKRASLDEDEDEDDEEDDEAEDDDEDEDEEEEEQL from the exons atg GTCCTTGATTGGCACCGCCTGATCCCCCTCACCTGGGCCTGGATGGCTAGGCAGACTCCTCATCTTGGAGAACAGAGAAGGATGACAGCTTCCTTGTTGCGCAAACTGACTACAGCCTCCAATGGAGGGGTCACTGAGGAGTTATCTTGTGTTAGATCCAATAACTATGTGCAGGAACCAGAGTGCAGGAGGAATCGTGTTCAGTGCCTCCTCGAGAAGCAGAGGACTCCTGTGGAACAAGGGTCCTTGGAGCTAGAGAGGGTCATCAGTTCCCTCCTGGACATGGGTTTCAGCAATGCCCATATTAATGAATTGCTCAGTATACGACCAGGTGCCAGTCTTCAACAGTTGCTGGACATCATTTCAGAATTTATTCTCTTGGGTCTGAATCCAGAGCCTGTGTATGTGGTCTTGAAGAAAAGTCCCCAGTTATTGAAACTGCCTATTATGCAAATGAGGAAGCGCTCCAGTTACCTGCGAAAGCTTGGGCTTGGAGAAG GGAAATTAAAGAGGGTGCTTTACTGTTGCCCTGAAATTTTCACCATGCGTCAGCAGGACATTAATGACACTGTCAGGCTTCTCAAGGAGAAGTGCCTTTTCACGGCACAGCAAGTCACCAAGATTTTGCACAGTTGCCCCTCTGTTCTTCGAGAGGACCTGGGTCAACTGGAATACAAGTTTCAG TACGCGTACTTCAGGATGGGAGTTAAGCATCCAGACATTGTGAAGAGTGAGTACTTGCAGTATTCACTAACCAAGATTAAGCAGAGACACATTTACCTGGAGCGACTGGGACGGTACCAAACCCCTGACAAGAAGGGGCAGACACAGATCCCTAACCCACTGGTCAAGGACATTTTCAGAGTTTCAGAAGCCGAGTTTTTGGCCAGGACAGCCTGTTCTTCTGTTGAGGAGTTTGAGGTTTTTAAGAAGCTCCTGGctcgggaggaggaggagtctgACAGCAGCACATCTGATGACAAAAGGGCAAGTCTGgatgaagatgaggatgaagatgatgaggaGGACGACGAGGCGGaggatgatgatgaggatgaggacgaggaggaggaggaacagctATGA
- the MTERF4 gene encoding transcription termination factor 4, mitochondrial isoform X3: MARQTPHLGEQRRMTASLLRKLTTASNGGVTEELSCVRSNNYVQEPECRRNRVQCLLEKQRTPVEQGSLELERVISSLLDMGFSNAHINELLSIRPGASLQQLLDIISEFILLGLNPEPVYVVLKKSPQLLKLPIMQMRKRSSYLRKLGLGEGKLKRVLYCCPEIFTMRQQDINDTVRLLKEKCLFTAQQVTKILHSCPSVLREDLGQLEYKFQYAYFRMGVKHPDIVKSEYLQYSLTKIKQRHIYLERLGRYQTPDKKGQTQIPNPLVKDIFRVSEAEFLARTACSSVEEFEVFKKLLAREEEESDSSTSDDKRASLDEDEDEDDEEDDEAEDDDEDEDEEEEEQL; this comes from the exons ATGGCTAGGCAGACTCCTCATCTTGGAGAACAGAGAAGGATGACAGCTTCCTTGTTGCGCAAACTGACTACAGCCTCCAATGGAGGGGTCACTGAGGAGTTATCTTGTGTTAGATCCAATAACTATGTGCAGGAACCAGAGTGCAGGAGGAATCGTGTTCAGTGCCTCCTCGAGAAGCAGAGGACTCCTGTGGAACAAGGGTCCTTGGAGCTAGAGAGGGTCATCAGTTCCCTCCTGGACATGGGTTTCAGCAATGCCCATATTAATGAATTGCTCAGTATACGACCAGGTGCCAGTCTTCAACAGTTGCTGGACATCATTTCAGAATTTATTCTCTTGGGTCTGAATCCAGAGCCTGTGTATGTGGTCTTGAAGAAAAGTCCCCAGTTATTGAAACTGCCTATTATGCAAATGAGGAAGCGCTCCAGTTACCTGCGAAAGCTTGGGCTTGGAGAAG GGAAATTAAAGAGGGTGCTTTACTGTTGCCCTGAAATTTTCACCATGCGTCAGCAGGACATTAATGACACTGTCAGGCTTCTCAAGGAGAAGTGCCTTTTCACGGCACAGCAAGTCACCAAGATTTTGCACAGTTGCCCCTCTGTTCTTCGAGAGGACCTGGGTCAACTGGAATACAAGTTTCAG TACGCGTACTTCAGGATGGGAGTTAAGCATCCAGACATTGTGAAGAGTGAGTACTTGCAGTATTCACTAACCAAGATTAAGCAGAGACACATTTACCTGGAGCGACTGGGACGGTACCAAACCCCTGACAAGAAGGGGCAGACACAGATCCCTAACCCACTGGTCAAGGACATTTTCAGAGTTTCAGAAGCCGAGTTTTTGGCCAGGACAGCCTGTTCTTCTGTTGAGGAGTTTGAGGTTTTTAAGAAGCTCCTGGctcgggaggaggaggagtctgACAGCAGCACATCTGATGACAAAAGGGCAAGTCTGgatgaagatgaggatgaagatgatgaggaGGACGACGAGGCGGaggatgatgatgaggatgaggacgaggaggaggaggaacagctATGA